The Vibrio rhizosphaerae genome contains the following window.
CTTACAAAGAAGAGTTCCTCAAGCTGTTTGGTTTTGGTCTTGATGGGGTCGACTACGATGCTGATGTTAATCCGGCGGTTGCATTTGACGTGATTGATATCTGATTGGACTGCAGCTCCCGGTGCAATGCACTGATATGAAGATACACTGATATAAAAAAGCGCCGTCATGGCGCTTTTTTATATCCCAAGAATTAGGGGGATCGATTTGGTCCCGGACGGAGCCGCGAGACCGAGACTGTGCTTTCCTTAGCTCAGCAGAATGATGACGGTTCCGGTCAGGGTCATCAGAATATTGGCAATGGTATAGGTGCCCGCATATCCGAGTGCAGGAATGGTTGATTTCGCATAGTCATTGACGATATCCATTGCCGGTGCACAAGTTCTTGCGCCGATAATCGCACCAAAGAGCAGTGCCCGGTTCATTTTCAGAATATAGGCGCCGATCAGGTAAGCAAAAAATACGGGCACGACACTGACCAGAAAAGCCAGACCAATCACTTTAATCCCGATTTCTGACAGGTGCTCAAACATACTGCCCCCGGCACTCAGACCGATCCCGACCATGAAAATCATCAGCCCGAGATCTTTGGTCATATTCAGGGCACCCTGTGGAACATAACCAAAGGTGGGGTGGTTGGCCCGTAAAAAACCGAGAGTAATCCCGGAGAGCAACAGTCCGACAGCATTACCGAGGCCAAAAGAGACTTGCCCGAAGGTCATGGTAATCAGGCCCAGTGTAATCCCAAAAATGAAAAAGGCACAAAAAGCCAGCAAGTCTGCCATTTGACTGTGGATCGAGATGAAACCGATTTTATCCGCGAGCCCCTGTACCCGGCTTTTTTCGCCACTGACCTGAAGGAGATCGCCTTTGGTGAGCACAATATCTGAGTCCATTGGCATTTCAATCTGAGCCCGGACAACGCGGTTGAGAAAACAGCCATATTCGGAAAGATTCAGGTCAGACAGCCGTTTTCCGACCATGCTGTCACTTTTGACCACGATTTCTTCCTCTGAAATTCGCAGGTCAAGCAAGTTGCGGTCAAAGACCTCTTTACCGTTTCTGAAACTTGGGTCCAGCCGTGCATGGCTGTCAGGGAAACCGACCAGCGCAATTTCATCGCCTTCTTGCAAAATTGCGTCACCATCCGGATGGGCCAGAATGCCATTTCGCCGGATTCGCTCGATATAACAACCGGTTTGACGGTAGATGCCTAATTCACGAAGGTTCCGACCATCAATCCAGTTTGTTAGCTCTTTTCCAACCCGATAGGCGCGAATGATGGGTAAGTAGACTTTCCGTTGCCCGTTATGCCCTAAGCCGCGTTCCCGGGCAATTTGCTGGGCGGAATCTGAGAGGTTTTGCTTTTGCAGTCTCGGCAGCAGTTTGGCAAACATAATCATACTGATGAGACCGATAAGATAGGCAATCGCATAGCCGACGGAGACATTCTCCAGCACGCGGGACATTTCCATATTGCGGGGAATTTCTGCCAGTCCGGAACCGAGGGCATCCTGAGCCCCGACAAGAATGGGGGTTGAGGTCAGTGCCCCGGCCATCATCCCGGCGGACAGACCGTAATCCAGATGCAGGGCTTTGCCGCCGAAATAAGTAATCAGGTTGGCAATAATGAGTACTGTCAGACTTAAGATCAGGTAGTGTTTTCCATCCCGGAAAAAGATACCAAAAAAGTTAGGTCCCGCTTCAATACCCACACAATAAATGAACAGCATGAAACCGATGGTGAGCGCTTCTGAATTCAGAGAAAATCCGAGGTGCCCCATGAGGAGCGAGGTGACGAGAACACCAATGGAGTTGCCGACTTGGAGGCTACCGAAACGAATTTTTCCCAGCGCCAGACCACTCGCCAGAACAACAAAAATAAGCAGAATAGGGTTTTCTTTTAACAGCAAAACAACGTTTATATTCACAACTCGACTCAGGGATGTGGAAAAAGATGGCTAGTAAATTGTATCTGAAATATACGAAAAAATAAGGGGATTTTTCAGGCTTTTTGGCACAAATAAGAATTTTCATCTTAGCACAGGGGAGTGGGGAGAGAATCAAGGGGATCGCGCGTCAGAAAAGCAAAACCTGCCAGATTATTGGCAGGTTAGCCAGCGCGTGATTACTCGTCGAAAAGACCGAGATTTTCTTTCGCATATGCTTCGAATTCAGTACAGCCGCCGATATGAGTCTGGTCGATAAAGATTTGCGGGACAGTTTCAACAGGCTTGCCTACGGTTTTTTCCAAATCAGCTTTGCTGATGCCTTCTGCTTGGATATCAACGTAGCGGAAATTAAAATCGTCACGTTTTGCTTTTAATGTTTCTGCATGTTCTTTTGCCCGAACACAGAATGGGCAGCCGGGACGACCAAATATCACTACAAACATAACTTTCTCCTTCATGTGTTGTTGGCGTAACTATGCCTGAAGTCACTGCGGAAATAAAGTTACATCTGCCTCTTGTTTTAATAGATTAAAACGATGTAATCGCTGGCATGACGCTGAAAAAAATGTGGGCCGCGACGGCCCACATGAGATGAAAATTTACTGATATTTAAGTCAGTATCAGAACTGAGGTAACTTATCGTAGCGAGAGTCTCTCAATACATCTTTGACGCGTTTGAGATTTTCCCGGAATCCTGAGCCGCGGCGTAATGTAAATCCGGTTGCAAGCACGTCAATGACCGTCATCTGAACCACTCGGCTCGCCATCGGCATATAGACATCGGTATCTTCCGGGACATCGAGGCAGATGGAGAGAGAACTGACCTGATCAAGTGGAGAATCTTTGGCGGTGATGGCAATGACCGTCGCACCATTTTGTTTCGCCAGATGCGCGATCTCGACCTGACTTTTGGTCCGGCCGGTATGAGAGATCAAGACGACAACATCATTATCCGTGCAATTGATACAGCTCATGCGTTGCATGACAATATCTTCAAAACAGGAGATCGGGATGTTAAACCGGATGAACTTATTTTGTGCATCACGCGCGACGGCAGACGATGCGCCCAGACCAAAAAACGAAATTCTCTTGGCTTGGGTCAGCAAATCAACGGCTCGATTAATTTGTGCGGAGTCGATGCTGTTTTTGGCAACATCAAGGCAAGCCATCGTTGATTCAAAAATTTTATGCGTGTATGCATCCGGGCCATCATCTTCTTCGACATTACGGTTCACATACGGTGTCCCGTTTGCCAGACTTTGGGCAAGATGAAGTTTAAAGTCCGGAAAACCTTTGGTATCTAGACGACGACAGAAGCGGTTGACCGTCGGCTCACTCACATCAGCCATTTTGGCAAGGGTTGCAATACTGGAATGAATTGCAGTTTGCGGTGATGCCATGATGACTTCTGCGACTTTGCGTTCAGACTTGCTAAAATTTTCCAGATTTTTTTGAATTTTTTCTAATGTATTCATAGTGTTCACACGGGAAAGGCACATTTCAGGAATTCGACCTGATCACTGGCGATATCGAATCATGATACCCAAAGCATTCAACATTCATCACGAAGTGGGCATGAGAAATGAGTATAAACGTATGCAGTGGTAATTCTGTAACATTTCAGGTTATCAGATGATAAGAATATGACAGGCCTCAAACTAAATTTCATATGATCCCCCAATTTTACCGTTAAATCTGAAAAAACCGTCTTTCTTCAAGGCAAAATGATTCATTTCTTACATCAGTCAGAAATAAAATTTCATCCGATGTGATCGCATTGCCGAAAGCAGCCGATGCCGATTTATATGTTATCTGACAAAATGGCCGTTGCTGAGTGTTCAATTTGACGCAGTAGTGAGGGAGCCTGTGTGGCAATATGCCGCTGCTCTTCTAACACTGCATGTAAGATATCTTTGGTGGTTAACGGGTTGGCAAGTACCACACGAAACACAATCGTGTTGAGATAGTGCCAACGCTTCGGTGTCAGTTGGGTTCGGGAAACAAACGATTTTCCTGATTCTCTTTGTTTTTTCTGAATAAACTTAGTCAGTTCATTCAATTGCTGATTGAGCTGGGCGAGTGTATCACCACTGCTGTGTTGCAAGGCGAGGCGTGCTTGTTTGGGGACATAGCGATAAGTCAGCAAACACAACTCAGGTTCTGAAACAAGCTCAAAGTCATCCTGTTGGCGAATGAGATCAGCAAAATAAGCCGCCTTTTGAATACTTTCATTAATCAGTAACTCATAACCGGCACGACTGATAATATGCAGACATGCATAAACCAGCATGGCCATACCGGAACGAGACCCTTCCAGCGTCCGGCTGCCTAAATCTTTAGACCCTTCCCGGAGAATATATTGGGCATGATGCTCAATCGCATGACTTGATGCCGGTGATTTAAACAGTACGATGCCTGCACCCATAGGTAAGTAAAGTTGTTTGTGGGCATCGATTGTGACCGAATCGGCGCATTCGATACCGTTGAGCAGGTGGCGGTATTGGTGTGACATCAGGGTGGCGCCGCCCCAGGCTGCATCGACATGGAAATGACACTGTTCCTGCTGACAGATGGCGGCCATTTCCGCGAGCGGGTCGATATTGCCGGTTTCTGTTGTGCCGGCAACGCCCACCACGGCAAAGGGTAAAATGCGTTGTTGTTTGAGCCGCCGGATGGTTGCTTTGAGGGCATCGGGTTTGATTTTATTGTGCTCATCCGTTGGAATGACCACTAAACCTTGCTGACCGATTCCCAGTAAATCCGCTGCTTTTTTTAATGAATAGTGGCCACGTTCTGAGACCAGAATTGCGAGTCCTTCATAGCCATAGTGTTTCATGGCCTGAAACAGTCCTGCTTTCTCAACCCCCTGAAATGCACCCTGAGCCTTCAGTGCATTATTCCGGGCGACCCATAAGGCCGTGATGTTCGCAATCGTGCCACCTGAGCAGAATGCCCCCAATGAGTGATTGGCACTATGCATCCACTGGGTGTAAAAGTCTTCACG
Protein-coding sequences here:
- the panP gene encoding pyridoxal-dependent aspartate 1-decarboxylase PanP; the protein is MVLKSKTAEANFDSLLRIFTVPEGPGSTLTQIEEEISQNLNQFLREHIVSEEKPLKAIEQDFLASQIPEQPVFVSEHTQHLLDKVVAQSVHTSAPSFIGHMTSALPYFLMPLSKIMIALNQNLVKIETSKAFTPLERQVIGMLHRLIYTDREDFYTQWMHSANHSLGAFCSGGTIANITALWVARNNALKAQGAFQGVEKAGLFQAMKHYGYEGLAILVSERGHYSLKKAADLLGIGQQGLVVIPTDEHNKIKPDALKATIRRLKQQRILPFAVVGVAGTTETGNIDPLAEMAAICQQEQCHFHVDAAWGGATLMSHQYRHLLNGIECADSVTIDAHKQLYLPMGAGIVLFKSPASSHAIEHHAQYILREGSKDLGSRTLEGSRSGMAMLVYACLHIISRAGYELLINESIQKAAYFADLIRQQDDFELVSEPELCLLTYRYVPKQARLALQHSSGDTLAQLNQQLNELTKFIQKKQRESGKSFVSRTQLTPKRWHYLNTIVFRVVLANPLTTKDILHAVLEEQRHIATQAPSLLRQIEHSATAILSDNI
- a CDS encoding GrxA family glutaredoxin, whose product is MFVVIFGRPGCPFCVRAKEHAETLKAKRDDFNFRYVDIQAEGISKADLEKTVGKPVETVPQIFIDQTHIGGCTEFEAYAKENLGLFDE
- a CDS encoding MurR/RpiR family transcriptional regulator, which codes for MNTLEKIQKNLENFSKSERKVAEVIMASPQTAIHSSIATLAKMADVSEPTVNRFCRRLDTKGFPDFKLHLAQSLANGTPYVNRNVEEDDGPDAYTHKIFESTMACLDVAKNSIDSAQINRAVDLLTQAKRISFFGLGASSAVARDAQNKFIRFNIPISCFEDIVMQRMSCINCTDNDVVVLISHTGRTKSQVEIAHLAKQNGATVIAITAKDSPLDQVSSLSICLDVPEDTDVYMPMASRVVQMTVIDVLATGFTLRRGSGFRENLKRVKDVLRDSRYDKLPQF
- a CDS encoding aspartate:alanine antiporter — its product is MNINVVLLLKENPILLIFVVLASGLALGKIRFGSLQVGNSIGVLVTSLLMGHLGFSLNSEALTIGFMLFIYCVGIEAGPNFFGIFFRDGKHYLILSLTVLIIANLITYFGGKALHLDYGLSAGMMAGALTSTPILVGAQDALGSGLAEIPRNMEMSRVLENVSVGYAIAYLIGLISMIMFAKLLPRLQKQNLSDSAQQIARERGLGHNGQRKVYLPIIRAYRVGKELTNWIDGRNLRELGIYRQTGCYIERIRRNGILAHPDGDAILQEGDEIALVGFPDSHARLDPSFRNGKEVFDRNLLDLRISEEEIVVKSDSMVGKRLSDLNLSEYGCFLNRVVRAQIEMPMDSDIVLTKGDLLQVSGEKSRVQGLADKIGFISIHSQMADLLAFCAFFIFGITLGLITMTFGQVSFGLGNAVGLLLSGITLGFLRANHPTFGYVPQGALNMTKDLGLMIFMVGIGLSAGGSMFEHLSEIGIKVIGLAFLVSVVPVFFAYLIGAYILKMNRALLFGAIIGARTCAPAMDIVNDYAKSTIPALGYAGTYTIANILMTLTGTVIILLS